The nucleotide sequence GACGAGTCCGACGACTCGCCCGAGACCGTCCGCTCACGCGAGGAGTTCGAGGCGGAGGACCTGGCGATCGTGGAACCCGAGGAGACCGAGGAGCAGCGCACCGGGCTGCAACGGCGCACCACCCGGGCCGCTTTCCAGGTCTCGGTCGGCTCCATGCTGGCCATCGTGGGCGGTGAGTTCCTGTCCAGCCAGCGCTGGTACTGGGCGGTGCTGACCTGCTGGGTGGTCTTCCTCAACACCGCGTCCACCGGTGAGATCCTGGTCAAGGGCTACCGCAGGGTGCTCGGCACCGTCTTCGGTGTGGTCGCGGGTGTCGGACTCGCGGGTCTCGTCGGCAACAACACCTGGCTGGCGTTCTTCCTGGTGCTGCTCTTCATCTTCGGGATGTTCTTCACCGCGCCGCTGTCGTACGCGCTGATGTCCTTCTTCGTCACGGCGATGCTCGGGCTGCTCTACACCCTCCTCAACACCTACAGCCTCTCCGTGCTCGTGCTGCGGATCGAGGAGACGGCGCTCGGCGCCGCCTGCGGGATCATCGCCGCCGTACTGGTGCTCCCGGTCCGCACCGACCTGCGCACCGACGAGCAACTGCGCGAGGTGCTGGGCCGGTTGCGGGACGTCGCCGCCGCGGCCGTGGCGCAGCTCAGCGGCGGCCCCGCGGTCGATCTGCTGGACCTGGCGCGCGAGTTGGACACCGCGCTGGACGATCTGCGCCGCTCCACCCAGCCGTTGACACATCCGATCACCCCGCTGCGGGTGCGCCGGCAGACGGCGCGCTATCTGGTGGCGCTGCTGGAGACCTGCGCGTACCACGCCCGTTCGCTGGCGGCCACCGCCGAGCTGGTGCCGTACAGCAAGAGCGTCGCCGCCGACCCGCGGCTGGAGCGGGCCGGCCGCCGTATCGCGCACAACATCGACGTGACGATCGCGTACGTACGGGACGACGACGACGAGGCCGCCGTCGGCAAGGTCGAGTCCGGGCCCAGCATCGCCGCGATGCTGGAGGACGGCGCCGCTCCCGCCCTGCGCTCGGGCACCGTCACCTACCGGGTGCTACGCCACCTGCAACGCCTCGACGAAGGCGTGGTCGCCGTCGCCCGCACCCTCGACGTGCCGGTGGCCGGACGCGAAGAGCGCAAGACCGCCGCCTGACTCCGGTGCCGGGACCCCCAGTTGCGGAAAGTTTGCCATCGAAGCAGGCAGTTTCCGCAAGAAATTGATGGGCCGTCGCAGCAATACGCCAGGGCGACGAAAATATCTGTTCGGAACCTTGTGGAACGAGGTGGGGGGTCCTAATGTCACCTCACCCTCCGGCGCCCGTTTCGCCGCGAGTGTCGCAGTCGTTCACCGTTCCGACAGAAACGAGAGCATCCGATGTCACGGAGCATCAGAAGAGCCGCCGAGCGGCCCGGCAGACCGCTGCGAAGAGCGGTGGCGGTGGCCGCCGCGCTGACCACGGCCACCCTCGGTCTCGGGGTGCTGTCCGGCGGTTCCGCCGTCGCGGGCAGCGCCGCCGCCGGGCCGGTGGTGACCCGCGCGGCGCTCGATCCCTCGCTCGTCGCGGGGCGCGGCGCCGATGTGCCCTTCGCCGAGCAGGAGGCGGAGAACGCGGTGACGAACGGCTCGCTCGTCGGACCCGGCCGCACCGCCTACACCCTGCCCGCCGAGGCGTCCGGGCGTAAGGCGGTCAAGCTGACGCCCGGTCAGTACGTCGAGTTCACGCTGCCGAGCACGGCCAACGCGATCACCGTGCGCTACAGCATCCCGGACGCTCCGAACGGCGGCGGCATCACGGCGCCGCTCGATGTCACGGTGAACGGCAAGAACAAGTCCACCAT is from Streptomyces sp. NBC_00370 and encodes:
- a CDS encoding FUSC family protein; this encodes MAAKRRKRTGTWDRFVASDPGLLRLMAGLRTVGAIALTLLILALMHTPVPHLVAGAMAAMVSTFAIREKTVRGQAVTLACALPVAVAAMSLGALLNTRVVAGDAFFILLIFGAVYSRRFGDRGTALGLIGFQIYFVSLFVQATVGSLAQLALTLLIAFVCSAIVRFAVVPETPERTLRRLRQAFRARLAQLTATQVELLDAAPDQLDKVLDELRRRTARLHDAALMIQGRLDDGTRDATTAALVQRRVADAEIAAERLGMLLLNSRSTNGADTLTMHLPHAPLPLQAPWARIGRDKDDHTQDDEATVLLRRDLNALHLLVSRLAPADRGTALVHVRNRLLGYRESENLPQAPAAVQDVFRALGEAARAVLGLRLALDGPQDESDDSPETVRSREEFEAEDLAIVEPEETEEQRTGLQRRTTRAAFQVSVGSMLAIVGGEFLSSQRWYWAVLTCWVVFLNTASTGEILVKGYRRVLGTVFGVVAGVGLAGLVGNNTWLAFFLVLLFIFGMFFTAPLSYALMSFFVTAMLGLLYTLLNTYSLSVLVLRIEETALGAACGIIAAVLVLPVRTDLRTDEQLREVLGRLRDVAAAAVAQLSGGPAVDLLDLARELDTALDDLRRSTQPLTHPITPLRVRRQTARYLVALLETCAYHARSLAATAELVPYSKSVAADPRLERAGRRIAHNIDVTIAYVRDDDDEAAVGKVESGPSIAAMLEDGAAPALRSGTVTYRVLRHLQRLDEGVVAVARTLDVPVAGREERKTAA